A genomic stretch from Lepisosteus oculatus isolate fLepOcu1 chromosome 7, fLepOcu1.hap2, whole genome shotgun sequence includes:
- the fbxo18 gene encoding F-box DNA helicase 1 isoform X1, whose amino-acid sequence MKHHGNGNQSLFCSELGKAKRRHLSAYDCAVLERSLQGSLSLTRPFSTPHTSKALHRGLYPRKGVNDHLKQRGIKDFFRVTGVSPRKMAKGVKTEKGCGGDFAAEDDVLNFNPGDVVMEDFKEEPGFREADLRQGLKRSSECLGGDSAGCSSWARQPGADRVKKEDEEIPVDSLPDVHYGLLGSTEGKQEPSGHIGHLPEEILTVIFSHLPAEDLYRHISLVCQRWRAIVHDPLFVPWKKLYYQYRKGMCQAVEEVKAILTEDHITTDENSCLVNLVKYMSRFKHRRSAQPASVQKCLKAHPLYAQAEACMKARTPELKQIDGAVNAWAAMALIVLLAHGVKHLQAMVSCLRSPASTLSLSEISEFLYCMATLLLAMRENGISISNRLHYNVFYVLHLLENCPTRPGEAGQRGESGSQTLYQPGVTPMAEIRVTHEQQQILNHDIDSRHVVKIMAFAGTGKTSTLIEYAKQRPLLRFLYAAFNKSVATQASQVFTSNVDCKTIHSLAFREVGSKYHKLKKLNPYSLNPFTVAWILPKGRGGFVRAKLVTQTLKTFFASADDTITVDHVPMRYKNTNGQYAFVEHEEKLKIVHDTDGIWERMKELKGTREQGHYMTHDGYLKLWQLQRPRLYRYDAIFIDEAQDCTPAIMDIVLSQPCGKILVGDPHQQIYTFRGAVNALNEVPHTHIYYLTQSFRFGPEIAYIGATILDICKKVKKTLVGGNQEGSVTGTTAGKVAILSRSNTMVFDEAVRVTECNPPPKIHIVGGVDNFGLRKILDIWILLQPEEERKQKNLEIVDKFIRNFCRTSLRGYKGLKEYASTAEDGELEGKITMVEKYNHRIPELVNRIENCSVSDPASADFILGTVHKAKGLEFDTVVVTDDFIKVPCARHNLQRLPRFGDGSVPDDEWNLLYVAVTRARKNLVMTKSLENILTLAGEYFLRSEMTSNLVTDGQLPLCAVRDCQNPVREEAVLTMQKIPIKYGDRVDAGGPFCTTCVDQRLGPMTYLIGPPELTTLMPYTEERVALPVNIALLLALF is encoded by the exons GTGTAAATGACCATTTGAAGCAGAGGGGCATCAAAGACTTCTTCCGGGTGACAGGGGTCAGTCCTCGTAAGATGGCCAAAGGAGTGAAGACAGAGAAGGGCTGCGGCGGCGATTTCGCCGCGGAGGACGACGTGTTGAATTTCAACCCTGGGGATGTCGTCATGGAGGACTTTAAAGAAGAGCCGGGTTTCAGGGAGGCCGATCTGAGACAGGGCCTGAAGCGCTCGTCAGAGTGCCTGGGCGGCGACAGTGCAGGGTGCAGCAGCTGGGCGCGACAGCCGGGGGCTGACCGTGTGAAAAAAGAGGACGAGGAAATACCTGTGGATTCGCTCCCTGACGTTCATTACGGACTCCTGGGGAGCACCGAGGGCAAGCAGGAGCCTTCTGGACACATTGGCCATCTGCCTGAGGAGATCCTCACCGTCATCTTCAGCCACCTGCCAGCGGAGGACCTGTACCGCCACATCAGCCTCGTCTGCCAGCGCTGGAGGGCCATAGTTCACGACCCTCTG TTTGTACCCTGGAAAAAGCTGTACTACCAGTACAGAAAGGGGATGTGTCAGGCTGTGGAGGAGGTTAAGGCAATCCTCACTGAGGATCACATCACAACCGATGAGAACTCATGTCTGGTGAATCTGGTAAA ATACATGTCCAGGTTTAAGCACAGGCGAAGTGCACAGCCAGCAAGCGTACAGAAGTGTTTGAAAGCTCATCCTTTATATGCTCAGGCTGAAGCATGTATGAAGGCCAGGACACCTGAATTAAAACAAATCGATGGG GCTGTGAACGCCTGGGCGGCCATGGCTCTCATCGTTCTTCTGGCTCACGGCGTGAAGCATCTGCAGGCCATGGTGTCCTGCCTGAGGAGCCCAGCGTCCACCCTTTCCCTCTCCGAGATCTCGGAGTTTCTGTACTGCATGGCCACGCTGCTCCTGGCCATGAGGGAGAATGGGATCAGCATCAGCAACAG GCTGCATTATAACGTGTTTTACGTTCTGCACCTGTTGGAGAATTGTCCTACGCGCCCTGGGGAAGCCGGACAGAGAGGGGAATCTGGCAGCCAAACGCTGTATCAGCCTGG AGTCACTCCCATGGCAGAAATCAGAGTAACCCATGAACAGCAGCAGATCCTGAATCATGACATTGATTCTAGACACGTTGTCAAAATTATGGCATTTGCAG gcacTGGAAAGACGTCCACACTGATAGAGTACGCCAAGCAGAGGCCACTTCTGCGTTTTTTGTATGCAGCTTTCAACAAGTCTGTAGCCACGCAAGCCTCTCAGGTCTTCACTAGCAATGTGGACTGCAAGACCATCCACTCCCTGGCCTTCAGAGAAGTCGGATCCAA ATATCACAAGCTGAAGAAACTGAACCCATACAGTCTGAACCCGTTCACTGTGGCCTGGATTCTGCCTAAAGGCAGGGGTGGGTTTGTGCGAGCCAAGCTCGTAACCCAGACTCTTAAAACTTTCTTCGCCTCTGCTGATGACACCATAACTGTGGATCATGTCCCAATGCGgtacaaaaacacaaatggaCAATATGCTTTTGTGGAGCATGAAGAGAAATTG AAAATTGTCCACGATACCGATGGCATCTGGGAGAGGATGAAGGAGTTGAAAGGAACAAGGGAACAAGGCCACTACATGACACACGATG GATACTTGAAGCTTTGGCAGCTTCAAAGACCTCGGCTCTACAGATATGATGCTATTTTCATTGATGAAGCTCAAGATTGCACTCCAG CAATCATGGACATAGTTTTGTCTCAGCCCTGTGGAAAAATACTGGTAGGAGACCCTCATCAGCAGATCTACACGTTCAGAGGTGCTGTCAATGCCTTGAATGAAGTACCACACACGCACATTTACTACCTAACACAG aGCTTCAGATTTGGCCCAGAAATTGCTTACATTGGAGCCACGATATTAGACATTTGCAAAAAGGTGAAGAAAACGCTTGTTGGTGGAAATCAAGAAG GGAGTGTTACTGGAACCACAGCGGGAAAGGTTGCAATTCTATCCCGTTCAAATACAATGGTGTTTGATGAGGCTGTGAGAGTAACTGAGTGTAATCCGCCCCCGAAAATTCACATTGTTGGT GGTGTGGATAATTTTGGATTAAGAAAGATTTTAGACATCTGGATTCTTTTGCAGCCTGAGGAGGAACGTAAGCAAA AAAACTTGGAAATAGTTGACAAGTTTATCCGGAATTTTTGCCGCACCTCACTTCGTGGTTACAAAGGCCTGAAGGAGTATGCTTCCACAGCTGAAGATGGAGAACTGGAAGGAAAGATTACTATGGTTGAGAAATACAATCACCGTATTCCCGAATTAGTGAATAGGATAGAGAATTGCTCTGTCTCAGACCCAGCCTCTGCAG ATTTTATTCTGGGAACAGTTCACAAAGCCAAAGGACTAGAATTTGACACAGTGGTAGTCACAGATGACTTCATCAAAGTCCCCTGCGCCAGACATAATCTTCAGCGTCTGCCAAGATTTGGAGATG GATCTGTTCCTGATGATGAGTGGAACCTGCTGTACGTAGCTGTGACACGGGCCCGAAAAAACCTAGTGATGACTAAATCTTTAGAAAATATCCTCACCCTGGCTGGG GAATACTTCTTACGCTCCGAAATGACTAGTAACCTCGTCACAGACGGCCAACTCCCTCTGTGTGCTGTCCGGGACTGTCAGAACCCAGTGAGAGAAGAAGCTGTCCTTACGATGCAGAAAATCCCGATTAAATAT GGTGATAGAGTGGATGCAGGAGGGCCCTTCTGCACTACGTGTGTTGACCAGCGTCTGGGGCCAATGACTTACTTGATCGGTCCCCCCGAGCTCACGACATTGATGCCCTATACAGAGGAGCGTGTGGCCCTACCAGTGAACATCGCCTTGTTGCTTGCTCTGTTTTAA
- the fbxo18 gene encoding F-box DNA helicase 1 isoform X2, whose product METAIRGKAKRRHLSAYDCAVLERSLQGSLSLTRPFSTPHTSKALHRGLYPRKGVNDHLKQRGIKDFFRVTGVSPRKMAKGVKTEKGCGGDFAAEDDVLNFNPGDVVMEDFKEEPGFREADLRQGLKRSSECLGGDSAGCSSWARQPGADRVKKEDEEIPVDSLPDVHYGLLGSTEGKQEPSGHIGHLPEEILTVIFSHLPAEDLYRHISLVCQRWRAIVHDPLFVPWKKLYYQYRKGMCQAVEEVKAILTEDHITTDENSCLVNLVKYMSRFKHRRSAQPASVQKCLKAHPLYAQAEACMKARTPELKQIDGAVNAWAAMALIVLLAHGVKHLQAMVSCLRSPASTLSLSEISEFLYCMATLLLAMRENGISISNRLHYNVFYVLHLLENCPTRPGEAGQRGESGSQTLYQPGVTPMAEIRVTHEQQQILNHDIDSRHVVKIMAFAGTGKTSTLIEYAKQRPLLRFLYAAFNKSVATQASQVFTSNVDCKTIHSLAFREVGSKYHKLKKLNPYSLNPFTVAWILPKGRGGFVRAKLVTQTLKTFFASADDTITVDHVPMRYKNTNGQYAFVEHEEKLKIVHDTDGIWERMKELKGTREQGHYMTHDGYLKLWQLQRPRLYRYDAIFIDEAQDCTPAIMDIVLSQPCGKILVGDPHQQIYTFRGAVNALNEVPHTHIYYLTQSFRFGPEIAYIGATILDICKKVKKTLVGGNQEGSVTGTTAGKVAILSRSNTMVFDEAVRVTECNPPPKIHIVGGVDNFGLRKILDIWILLQPEEERKQKNLEIVDKFIRNFCRTSLRGYKGLKEYASTAEDGELEGKITMVEKYNHRIPELVNRIENCSVSDPASADFILGTVHKAKGLEFDTVVVTDDFIKVPCARHNLQRLPRFGDGSVPDDEWNLLYVAVTRARKNLVMTKSLENILTLAGEYFLRSEMTSNLVTDGQLPLCAVRDCQNPVREEAVLTMQKIPIKYGDRVDAGGPFCTTCVDQRLGPMTYLIGPPELTTLMPYTEERVALPVNIALLLALF is encoded by the exons GTGTAAATGACCATTTGAAGCAGAGGGGCATCAAAGACTTCTTCCGGGTGACAGGGGTCAGTCCTCGTAAGATGGCCAAAGGAGTGAAGACAGAGAAGGGCTGCGGCGGCGATTTCGCCGCGGAGGACGACGTGTTGAATTTCAACCCTGGGGATGTCGTCATGGAGGACTTTAAAGAAGAGCCGGGTTTCAGGGAGGCCGATCTGAGACAGGGCCTGAAGCGCTCGTCAGAGTGCCTGGGCGGCGACAGTGCAGGGTGCAGCAGCTGGGCGCGACAGCCGGGGGCTGACCGTGTGAAAAAAGAGGACGAGGAAATACCTGTGGATTCGCTCCCTGACGTTCATTACGGACTCCTGGGGAGCACCGAGGGCAAGCAGGAGCCTTCTGGACACATTGGCCATCTGCCTGAGGAGATCCTCACCGTCATCTTCAGCCACCTGCCAGCGGAGGACCTGTACCGCCACATCAGCCTCGTCTGCCAGCGCTGGAGGGCCATAGTTCACGACCCTCTG TTTGTACCCTGGAAAAAGCTGTACTACCAGTACAGAAAGGGGATGTGTCAGGCTGTGGAGGAGGTTAAGGCAATCCTCACTGAGGATCACATCACAACCGATGAGAACTCATGTCTGGTGAATCTGGTAAA ATACATGTCCAGGTTTAAGCACAGGCGAAGTGCACAGCCAGCAAGCGTACAGAAGTGTTTGAAAGCTCATCCTTTATATGCTCAGGCTGAAGCATGTATGAAGGCCAGGACACCTGAATTAAAACAAATCGATGGG GCTGTGAACGCCTGGGCGGCCATGGCTCTCATCGTTCTTCTGGCTCACGGCGTGAAGCATCTGCAGGCCATGGTGTCCTGCCTGAGGAGCCCAGCGTCCACCCTTTCCCTCTCCGAGATCTCGGAGTTTCTGTACTGCATGGCCACGCTGCTCCTGGCCATGAGGGAGAATGGGATCAGCATCAGCAACAG GCTGCATTATAACGTGTTTTACGTTCTGCACCTGTTGGAGAATTGTCCTACGCGCCCTGGGGAAGCCGGACAGAGAGGGGAATCTGGCAGCCAAACGCTGTATCAGCCTGG AGTCACTCCCATGGCAGAAATCAGAGTAACCCATGAACAGCAGCAGATCCTGAATCATGACATTGATTCTAGACACGTTGTCAAAATTATGGCATTTGCAG gcacTGGAAAGACGTCCACACTGATAGAGTACGCCAAGCAGAGGCCACTTCTGCGTTTTTTGTATGCAGCTTTCAACAAGTCTGTAGCCACGCAAGCCTCTCAGGTCTTCACTAGCAATGTGGACTGCAAGACCATCCACTCCCTGGCCTTCAGAGAAGTCGGATCCAA ATATCACAAGCTGAAGAAACTGAACCCATACAGTCTGAACCCGTTCACTGTGGCCTGGATTCTGCCTAAAGGCAGGGGTGGGTTTGTGCGAGCCAAGCTCGTAACCCAGACTCTTAAAACTTTCTTCGCCTCTGCTGATGACACCATAACTGTGGATCATGTCCCAATGCGgtacaaaaacacaaatggaCAATATGCTTTTGTGGAGCATGAAGAGAAATTG AAAATTGTCCACGATACCGATGGCATCTGGGAGAGGATGAAGGAGTTGAAAGGAACAAGGGAACAAGGCCACTACATGACACACGATG GATACTTGAAGCTTTGGCAGCTTCAAAGACCTCGGCTCTACAGATATGATGCTATTTTCATTGATGAAGCTCAAGATTGCACTCCAG CAATCATGGACATAGTTTTGTCTCAGCCCTGTGGAAAAATACTGGTAGGAGACCCTCATCAGCAGATCTACACGTTCAGAGGTGCTGTCAATGCCTTGAATGAAGTACCACACACGCACATTTACTACCTAACACAG aGCTTCAGATTTGGCCCAGAAATTGCTTACATTGGAGCCACGATATTAGACATTTGCAAAAAGGTGAAGAAAACGCTTGTTGGTGGAAATCAAGAAG GGAGTGTTACTGGAACCACAGCGGGAAAGGTTGCAATTCTATCCCGTTCAAATACAATGGTGTTTGATGAGGCTGTGAGAGTAACTGAGTGTAATCCGCCCCCGAAAATTCACATTGTTGGT GGTGTGGATAATTTTGGATTAAGAAAGATTTTAGACATCTGGATTCTTTTGCAGCCTGAGGAGGAACGTAAGCAAA AAAACTTGGAAATAGTTGACAAGTTTATCCGGAATTTTTGCCGCACCTCACTTCGTGGTTACAAAGGCCTGAAGGAGTATGCTTCCACAGCTGAAGATGGAGAACTGGAAGGAAAGATTACTATGGTTGAGAAATACAATCACCGTATTCCCGAATTAGTGAATAGGATAGAGAATTGCTCTGTCTCAGACCCAGCCTCTGCAG ATTTTATTCTGGGAACAGTTCACAAAGCCAAAGGACTAGAATTTGACACAGTGGTAGTCACAGATGACTTCATCAAAGTCCCCTGCGCCAGACATAATCTTCAGCGTCTGCCAAGATTTGGAGATG GATCTGTTCCTGATGATGAGTGGAACCTGCTGTACGTAGCTGTGACACGGGCCCGAAAAAACCTAGTGATGACTAAATCTTTAGAAAATATCCTCACCCTGGCTGGG GAATACTTCTTACGCTCCGAAATGACTAGTAACCTCGTCACAGACGGCCAACTCCCTCTGTGTGCTGTCCGGGACTGTCAGAACCCAGTGAGAGAAGAAGCTGTCCTTACGATGCAGAAAATCCCGATTAAATAT GGTGATAGAGTGGATGCAGGAGGGCCCTTCTGCACTACGTGTGTTGACCAGCGTCTGGGGCCAATGACTTACTTGATCGGTCCCCCCGAGCTCACGACATTGATGCCCTATACAGAGGAGCGTGTGGCCCTACCAGTGAACATCGCCTTGTTGCTTGCTCTGTTTTAA